From Cherax quadricarinatus isolate ZL_2023a chromosome 58, ASM3850222v1, whole genome shotgun sequence, a single genomic window includes:
- the LOC128697998 gene encoding peroxiredoxin, which translates to MAALLRKLAQNTTRSMLSQVGMQRYFSTTSRCLGVAVTQPAPSFKGQAVFQGQFKEISLQDYRGKYLVLFFYPLDFTFVCPTELIAFSEHVKSFTSLNCEIIGVSTDSHFSHLAWDNMPRKQGGLGGLKYPLLSDFNKNISRDYGVLLEDEGVALRGLFLIDPEGIVRHMSINDLPVGRSVEETLRLLKAFQFVAEHGEVCPANWQPESPTIKPDPAGSREYFEKVH; encoded by the exons ATGGCTGCTCTCCTCAGAAAATTAGCCCAAAAT ACTACACGCAGCATGCTGTCCCAAGTGGGAATGCAGCGCTATTTTTCCACTACCTCACGGTGTTTGGGTGTTGCTGTGACCCAGCCTGCACCCAGCTTCAAGGGTCAAGCAGTGTTCCAGGGACAGTTTAAGGAGATCTCCCTCCAGGACTACCGAGGGAAATACCTAGTGCTTTTCTTCTACCCTCTGGATTT CACATTTGTCTGTCCAACTGAGCTGATTGCTTTCAGTGAGCATGTTAAATCATTCACCTCTCTCAACTGTGAGATTATAGGTGTTTCCACAGACTCCCACTTCTCTCACCTGGCATGGGATAATATGCCAAGAAAG CAAGGTGGACTAGGAGGCCTCAAATATCCACTTCTTTCTGATTTTAACAAAAATATTTCACGTGATTATGGAGTTTTGCTCGAGGATGAAGGTGTTGCACTCCGTGGCCTGTTTTTGATTGACCCTGAAGGTATAGTCAGGCACATGAGTATCAACGATCTTCCTGTTGGCCGCTCGGTTGAGGAAACGCTCAGACTTCTCAAGGCATTCCAGTTTGTTGCTGAACATGGGGAAG TTTGCCCAGCCAATTGGCAACCAGAGTCACCAACAATCAAGCCTGACCCAGCTGGTTcccgagaatattttgagaaggTCCACTAA